CCTCATCGAGCTTGCCGTTCATACCTATAGCTCCGATGGCACGTTTAATCTCCCACAAACCCTACAACTCAATCATAGCCCCCTATAGGCAGGTTGTCAACATCGGTTCCCCGGTAAGACAAAGGCCCTCGCACCGGAGGGCCTCGAACTTTCACGAACTTTTATCGTCACGGCCTGAACGTACTTCTGTTCCGTTCCACTCTGTTCAGTTTTATTCCACACCCCACTCGAGGACGCCGCTCCCCTTAATCCCCGTCACGATGAGCTTCATGGCCTCCCCCTCACCCACCAGAGGCACCTCCCCGCCGCCCGGGGCGTAGCGGGGGAACCTTACGATATAGGCGACACTCCATGGGTCGAAGTAGGGGAAGAACTCCCTGAGTATCTGGTCCGGCTCGAGCCTTTCCACTTCAACGGGACTTACCCTCTCCCCACTCCCGCCTTCGAGGTATAGCCTCCAGAGGGAATCCCCCTTCTCGAAGTCGTTCCATTCGCTCCGCGGGGTATAGGCGGCCACGAAGAACTCGTTATACCTCTCGGCCGCCTCACGCTCCCTCTGCAGGAGCACCCGCTTCATGTCATCGTCGAACTGGTAACGTCTCGCGTACTCGTCCACGTAGGCCTCCCTGAAGGCAGCGGACTTGTGGGTGGCGTAGATATAGAGCCTCGCTTCGACGCCCTCGTATATTTTCTGTCCGGTGGTCCATTGCTTCAACGTCGTGAAGTAGGGGGAATCCCCCTCCACGGGCACCCCAACGGAATCCACCACGTACCTCACGGACCCGCACCCGTAAAGGATAAGAAGGGCCGCGATAACAAAAACGCCTGATATATTCTTCAATGCCTTCCCCCCTTCCCCTCTGCGATTACTTGAACAGTATAAGCTGCGGAGGCTTCCGGGACGCCGATACCTCGACCGGGTAGTTCCCGGTGAAGCAGGCGTCGCAAAAACTCCCGCCGGCTTTACTTACCGCGCGGTACATGCCCTCGACGCTCAGGTAGCCGAGCGTGTCGGAGGTGATGTACTCGCTTATCTCTTCCACTTCCTTGGACGCGGCGATAAGCTCCCCGCTCGTCGGGGTGTCTATGCCGTAGTAGCACGGGGCCACGGTCGGGGGGGAGCTTATCCTCATGTGCACCTCCTTTGCGCCGGCGCCGCGTATCATCTTTATAATCTTACGGCTCGTGGTGCCCCTCACTATCGAGTCGTCCACCACGACGACCCTCTTGCCCTCTATGAGCTTCCTTACGGCGTTGAGCTTTATCTTGACTCCGAAGTGGCGGATGGCGTCCTTGGGCTCGATAAAGGTCCTTCCCACGTAGTGGCTCCTCACAAGCCCCATCTCGAACGGTATGCCCGATGCCTCGGCATAGCCTATGGCCGCCGGAACGCCCGAGTCCGGGACCGGTATAACTATGTCGGCCTCCACCCGGTGCTCGGCGGCGAGCTCCCTGCCGAGCGCCTTTCTCACCTCGTATACGTTCGTCCCGAAGATGGTGCTGTCCGGCCGGGAGAAGTATATGAACTCGAATATGCACGGCGAATAAGTGGCCGGGGGAAAGGGCCTGTGCGAGGTCATGCCCTCCTTGTCTATGACCACTATCTCTCCGGGCTCGACGTCCCTTACGTATTCAGCCTCGATAAGGTCGAAGGCGCAGGTCTCGGAGGCGACCACCCAGGCGTCCTTGAGCTTGCCGAGCGCGAGCGGCCTGAAACCGTTAGGGTCCCTTGCGGCTATGAGCCTCTGCTCCGTCATGATGAGGAGCGAATAGGCTCCCCTTATCCTGGAGAGCGCGTAGACGAGCCTCTTCATGAGCGAGTTTTCCTTGCTCGATGCTATGAGATGGACTATGGTCTCGGTGTCCATGTCGGACTGGAAGATGCTGCCGTAGGCCTCGAGCTCGTCCTTAAGGAGACGCGCGTTCACCAGGTTCCCGTTATGGGCTATTGCCATAGCACCCCTGGAATACTCGACCACGAAGGGCTGGGCGTTCTTTATGTGGCTGTCCCCGGTGGTGGAGTACCTGACGTGCCCTATGGCCGAGGAGCCGGGAAGGCCCTTCAAGGTCTCCTCGCTGAAGACGTCGGCCACAAGGCCCATGCCCCTGCAGGAATGAAGGGTCTTGCTGTCGGAAGAGACTATGCCCGCGCTCTCCTGCCCCCTGTGCTGGAGGGCGTAGAGGCCCAGGTAGGCGAGGTTGGACGCCTCGGGGTTATTGTATATCCCGAAAACACCGCACTCATCTTTGAACTTATCTTTTATATCTTCTTCAGGCATCATTCTTAACGCTAACCCACCACGTGTTTAAGCCCGCCCTCCCACGCCCTGGAAAACTCTTCCACGGGCAGGTCAATAAGGTCGTTTATCTTCAAGACTCCACCGCCCACGCGGCCTATCACGTCGAGCTCCACGCCGAGGGGTTCCGCTATCCCCTTCAGGGCGTCGAGTCTGTCCTCTTTGAGGCTTACCACTATCCTCGACTGGCTCTCGCCGAAAAAGAAAGCGTCCGGCCTTATCCCGCCCGCCTCCATCTCAACGACCGCGCCCACAGGACCGTCCGGGTTCAAGCAACCCTCCGAAAGGGCCACCGCGAGCCCGCCTTCCGATACGTCGTGGGCGGAGATTATTATACCAGTCCTTATGGCCTCCCGACAAGCG
The sequence above is a segment of the Thermodesulfobacteriota bacterium genome. Coding sequences within it:
- the purF gene encoding amidophosphoribosyltransferase encodes the protein MMPEEDIKDKFKDECGVFGIYNNPEASNLAYLGLYALQHRGQESAGIVSSDSKTLHSCRGMGLVADVFSEETLKGLPGSSAIGHVRYSTTGDSHIKNAQPFVVEYSRGAMAIAHNGNLVNARLLKDELEAYGSIFQSDMDTETIVHLIASSKENSLMKRLVYALSRIRGAYSLLIMTEQRLIAARDPNGFRPLALGKLKDAWVVASETCAFDLIEAEYVRDVEPGEIVVIDKEGMTSHRPFPPATYSPCIFEFIYFSRPDSTIFGTNVYEVRKALGRELAAEHRVEADIVIPVPDSGVPAAIGYAEASGIPFEMGLVRSHYVGRTFIEPKDAIRHFGVKIKLNAVRKLIEGKRVVVVDDSIVRGTTSRKIIKMIRGAGAKEVHMRISSPPTVAPCYYGIDTPTSGELIAASKEVEEISEYITSDTLGYLSVEGMYRAVSKAGGSFCDACFTGNYPVEVSASRKPPQLILFK